The Sagittula stellata E-37 sequence GAACTGCGCGTGGCCGAAGAAGGCCCAGACCGAGGGGTAGACCGCGAAAGCCACGTGGTAGAGGAACATGATCGCCAGGCCGCGGCGGATGCCCGGTACGCGGGTCATGATGCGGAATGCGCTGAACGGATTGGCCTCCCGCAGGCGGAAGGGGCGGCGGTTCTCGGGCTTGATGGTCTCGGGGAAGGCGGCCAGGCCGAGGATCGTGTTGAGCGCGGCCAGCACGGCGGCGGCCCAGAAGGGCGCGCGTGTCCCGAACTCTCCCAGCAGGCCGCCGATGGTCGGACCGAGCACGAAACCCAGCCCGAAGGCTGCGCCGATCAGCCCGAAGGCGGCGGAGCGTTTCTTGGGCGGGGAGAGGTCCGCCATGGCGGCGAAGGCGGTGGAATGCGTGGCGGACGCGAAACCCCCGATGATCCGGGCGATGAGCAGCACCACGAGGCTGTGGGTCAGGCCCATGACCGCATAGTCGACGACCATGAGCGCCAGCGTGCCAAGAAGGATCGGCTTGCGCCCGTAGGTGTCCGACAGGGCGCCCAGAAGCGGCGCGAAGAGGAACTGCATCGCCGCGAAGACGGTGCCCAGGACCCCGCCCCAGAGCGCTGCCCCGGAGAGGCCGCGGCCGGAGACTTCCTCGATCAGGTCCGGCATGACCGGGAGGATCAGGCCGATTCCCATGGCGTCGATGGCCACGGTCAGGAGGAGGAAGAGAACGGGCAGTCGCAAGGGTCAGATCGCCTTTGTCACGGCGTCGGCGAAGGCACGGGCCTCGGACGGCGCGGTGCCGAGCTGACGGGTCGCATCGAAGAGATCGGACGGCAGGTCGGGCCATTCCGCGCGGGCCGCGTCGGTCAGCGGTATCCCGGAGTCGCGGGCCGATTTGATGAGGTCCTTGACGGCGGACTGGGCCTTTGGGCGCGGCATCCGGTCGGTCAGGGCGAAGGACAGGGCCTCGGCGATCAAGAGGCCGCCGGTGGCGTCGAGCGTCGCCTGCATGGCGCTCGTGTCGGGAGAGAGTGTCTCTGACATGTCTTGCATAAGTGTCAACGCGGCGGACGCTGACAGTACGAGCTGCGGCAGCGTGAGCCATTCCGTGAACCACGCGGCGCCGTCGCGCTGCTGGCGGTGTAGCGCCGCACCGTCCAGCGTGGCGGACAGGCCTTGCACCTGACGGGCCAGCGCGATCATGGCGGAGGGTGCAACGGGGTTCTGCTTCTGCGGCATGGTGGACGATGCTCCGGCGCCGCCGAGACGGACCTCGGAGATGCCGGACTGGGTGGCGAGCACGAGGTCCTCGCCCATCTTGCCTGCGGCCAGTGCAGTGCGGCCGAACCAGCCGGCGATGGTCAGGACGGGCGTGCGGTCGGTGTGCCAGGCGTGACCGGGATCGTGCAGGCCCAGCTTCTCGGCCAATGCCGCACGAAGGGCCACGGGATCGGGGCCGAGGGCCGAAGCGGTGCCCGCCGCGCCCGAGAGCGAAACGACCAGCTGTCGGCGCACGCGGGGCAGATCTTCGAGCGCGCTCAGCAGCGGCCAGCCCCATTGCGCCACCTGTGCGCCAAAGGCGGTGGGCGTGGCGTGCTGGCCGTAGGTGCGGGCGGCCATGGGCGTTTCGGCGTGATCCGCCGCCAGCCTGGCCAAGGCTTGCAGTGTGGCCTTCAGCCGGTCTTCCTGCAGGGCCAGCGCCTGTCTCAGACGCAGCATCAGCGCGGTGTCCTGGACGTCCTGCGATGTCGCGCCCCAATGCAGGTATTGCGCGTATTCCGGCGCCATCATCGCTTCGCGGAAGGCGGCGACCAGCGCGGGCGTCATCACGCCGTTCTGCGCCGTGGCCTTGGCCAGTCCGACGGGGTCGATCTGGCACTCCATCGCGGCGCGGTGGATCGCGGCGGCGGCAGTTTCCGGGATCACGCCCGCGGCGCCCTGCACCTGCGCCAGTGCGCCTTCGACCAGCATCATGGCCCTCACCTCGGCGCTGTCGGAGAACAGTCGCGCGGTTTCACCGGTCGGGAAAAGACCGGACAGATGGGCGCTGTCGAAAGGCGTTGCGGGCATGTGTTGTTCCTCTGTCCTTCGTGCGCCGCAGGTTTGCGTTGCGGCTTCCGAAGTCCGGGGTCTCTGTCACATTGCGACGATTTTGTGAAGCAGAGACGCAAGGTCCCCCGGCATGGAGAAGAACGGAGAGTGGGAGCTATGCAACGCAAAGACGTCTTCGGGAGCGAAGCGTTGGGCCATTTTCCTTTGGAAATCCGGGGGGATGGCGCGATCTTCGGTGCAAACGATGTAACTGCGCGGCAGGTCCTGCGACTTTTGCGACAGCGCGACCGGGGTGCCGGAGGCCGCCGTGGATTCGGCGCACAGGCGGGGCAGGGCGTAGGCGTCGGTGCCGGGCGGGCAATCGTGGTAGAAATTGCCGGTGCCTCCGGAGAGGTCGAAGGTGAAGCTGCGCCGGGTGTCCGAAAGGCGGATCAGCGGCACAAGCGGCTGTTCGTCCGCCTGCATCCGCATCTGCGACAGGCTCAGCCCGGGCCATGGCGTGTAGGCACAGAGGTAGATGAGACGCCGGATGTGGGTCGGGTCGACCTCGGCGGCCTGGGTGATGGAGTAGCCACCCATGGAGTGGCCGACGACCACCGTTGGTTCTTCCAGCGCGTCGACGATGGCCTGCCCGAAATCGCGGAGGGTGGTTTCCTCGATCGGGGTGGGGTCGTCGCCGTGTCCGGGCAGGTCGATGGCGCGGGCCTCGTGGCCCAGGGCCTCCAGCGCGGGGATCACGTCGCGCCAGCACCACGCGCCGTGGGCCGCGCCGTGGATCAGCAGGAAGCGCGCCATCAGGCGCCGTGCCCAGCCGCGCCCGTCATGCGCCCTGCGCCGTCAGGAAGTCGGTGAGCACGCGGGCGTATTCCTCGGGCTGCTCGACACAGGGCAGGTGCCCGGCATTGCGGATCAGGTGCTTCTGGCTGCCGGGGATCAGGTCGGCGGTTTCGAACACAAGATCGGGCGGAGTAGACCCGTCCTCCGACCCGGCGATGGCCAGCGTGGGCAGTCGCAAGCCACTGGTGGCGCTCATGAAATCAGTTCCGGAGATGGCGGCGGCGCAACCGGTCCAACCTTCGGCGGGGGTGCGCAGGAACATGTTGCGCCAGGCCGGGAATTCCTCGGTCCGGTGAAAGGGCTTGGAGAACCAGCGGTCCATGGTGGGATCGACGATGTCCGAGAGGCCGGCCTTTTCGACATTGCCGATGCGTTCGGCCCACATGTCGCGGGTCCCGATCTTTGCAGCGGTGTTCGAGAGCACCATGGCGCGTACCAGATCGAGGCGCTTGGCGGCCAGCCCCTGCGCGATCATGCCACCGATGGAGAGGCCCACGAAGATCGTGTCCTTCAGCCCGAGATGGTCCATCAGCCGTTCGGTGTCGGTGATCAGCGCGCCCATGGAATATGGGCCTTTGGGCGTGTCGGAGAGGCCGTGCCCGCGCTTGTCGAAGCGCAGGATGCGCAGGGTGTCGGGCAGCATCGGCAGGATCTTGTCCCAGAGCCGGAAGTCGGTTCCGAGCGAGTTGGCGAAGACGACGGGCGTGCCATCTTCGGGGCCGGTCAGGGCATAGTGGATACGGGTGTCGCCGAGCTGGACTGTCTGCATTGGGGCCTCCTGTCTGCCCCCTGTTTAACCATGGTTGACGACCTGCGGAAGGTGTTGCGGACCGGGGCCTTCGGGTGGTTAACGATGCGTCCGGCGGCGCACGGCGGCCCATATCTTGGGGTAAGGTGGGCCGGGAGCACAACGAGAGTCTGTGTCCGAGGCCGCGTTAACCGGATGTTATGGGGTGAAACGGCCGTTTCGGGGGGCCTTTCCGGCCGGTTGGAAACCCTTGTTAATTTCCGTTCACGATTGGCGTTAAGGATGTCGGGAAACGCGCTGTGGCGGGACACGAGGTGGCGGAGCGCGGACCTCGGGAGAGTGAAATCGGGACGCGGCCGTCGGGGCGCGCGCGGAGCCGCGCGTGGCAGGGCGGGGGGCCTGTTCTGGCTGCCGGTTGTGCGGCTGCCATCTGTTGAGCGTGCGGGCCGCTTTCCGGGCGCCCCGACTGAAGTCCTTGCGGACTTCAGCGGCCCACCCTCCAATCCGCTGCCCGCCAGGGGCGATCCGTGCCGGACGCCGGATTCGGGGAGGCGGACATGAAAACGGTCCCGCAGCCTGGGCTGCAGGACCGTGTCTGCGGTCAGGTGCCGACCGCGCGCCCGCGGGCCGAAAGAGGCCCCTTTGACGGCACGCGTCGGAGACCGGCCCGTTCAGGCGACCGTGCAGGCCCCCGTTCAGGCGATGGCGACCAGTTCGATGTCGAAGGTCAGGTCCTTGCCGGCCAGCGGGTGGTTGGCGTCGAGGGTGACCTGCTCATCGGTCACTTCGATCACCGTCACCGGCATGACCTGACCCTGCGGGGTCTGGACCTGAAGCTGGGTGCCGAGGTCGAGCGGGATCTCTGCCGGGATCTCGGAGCGCGGCACGGCCTGCTGCGCGTTCGGGTCGGGCTGGCCGTAGGCTTCGTCCGCCGGGATCGTCAGCTTCTTCTGTTCGCCAACCGTCATGCCGGGCAGCGCCTTGTCGAGGCCGGGGATAATCTGGCCGGAGCCGACTTCGAACTGCAGCGGATCGCGCCCGCGCGAGCTGTCGAAGGTGGCGCCGTCCGCCAGCGTGCCGGTGTAATGCAATTGAACTGTGTCGCCGGTTTTGACCTGCGTCATGTGTGTACCTCTGATGTCTTGGAAAGGGTTTCGCGAGGCCGGCGCGTCCCGGGTGCTCGCATGCTCATGCACCAATTTAGCGCTTGATGGCCCATGATGCAAACCCGGTGGCCAGCGGCGGGTGCGCGGCCTACTGTCGGGGCGTTGGACAAGCAGGGTCCGGGGGCGCCGTCGGGCGTGGGCTGGGCACGTGAGGAGAGGGAGGTTTGCCATGCATCCGGTCTTGGCGAAGGACAACGTGGCGGTGGTTACGGGCGGGGCCTCGGGCATCGGGCTGGAGATCACGAAGCGCCTGATGGCGCTGGGCATGAAGGTGGCGATCGCCGACCTGTCCGGTCCGGCGCTGGAGCGGGCGGCGGCGGAGACCGGCGCGCTTGGCGTGGCGGCGGATGTGACCGACCGTGCGGCGCTGGAGGCGCTGAAGGTCCGGGTGGAGCGGGAGCTTGGCCCGGTCTCGGCCCTGTTCGCCAATGCCGCGATCCAGCCCGGATCGGACGTCTTCGACGAGCGCGGCACATGGGGGCGGGTGATCGACGTCAACCTGATGGGGCTGGTGCACACGGTGCAGGTGCTGGCGCCCGCGATGATCGCCAGCGGCGCGCCGGGGCTGATCGTGATGACCGGATCGAAGCAGGGGATCACCACGCCGCCGGGCGATCCGGCCTATAACGCGGCCAAGGCGGGCGTGAAGGCCTTTGCCGAGGCCGTCCAGCACGACCTGCGGGGGCGCGACGGTTGCAGGGTCGAGGCCCGGCTGCTGATCCCGGGATTCGTCTGGACCGGGCTGACGCGGCAGGGCCGGACGGAGAAACCGGCGGGCGCCTGGACGGCGGTGCAACTGGTGGACTACCTGTTGGCGGCGCTCGACCGCGACGAGTTCTACATCCTCTGCCCGGACAACGACGTGGACCGGGCGACGGACAACAAGCGCATCCTCTGGGCCGCGGGCGATATCGTGGAGAACCGCCCCCCGTTGTCGCGCTGGCATGGCGATTACGACGCGGCCTTCAAGGCCTGGCTGGAGCGCTGAGGCATGGCGAAGGTGGTGGTGTTCGACGCCTACGGCACGCTGTTCGACGTGGCCGCGGCGGCGCGGGTCGTGGCGGAGGAGCCAGGGCGCGCTGCGCTGGCGGCGGTCTGGGGGCAGGTCGCCGAGGACTGGCGGCGCAAGCAGCTTGAGTATTCGTGGCTGCGGGCCGTGACAGGCGACTACGTGCCGTTCTGGAACCTGACGATGGACGGGCTGGACTGGGCGATGGAGCGCGCGGGGCTGGACGACCCGGAGCTGCGCGAACGACTGCTGGCGGTCTACTGGGAACTGCCCGCCTACCGCGAGGTGCCGTTCATGCTGGCGGCCCTGAAGGCGAAGGGCGTGGGCACGGCGATCCTGTCGAACGGCAGCCGCGACATGCTGGAGGGCGCGGTGGACTCGTCGGGCGTGGGGCTCTACCTCGACGAGGTGCTGTCGGTGGAGGCGGTCCGGGTCTTCAAGCCCGCCCGCGCGGTCTATGACATGGTGGGCACGGCCTTTGGCACGGCACCGGGCGAGGTGCTGTTCGTGTCGTCCAATGGCTGGGACGCGGCGGGGGCGGCGGCCTACGGGTTCGAGACGGTCTGGGTGAACCGCGGCGATTTGCCGATGGACCGGCTGATGGCAAAGCCCGACCATGTGCTGAACGATTTGACGACGATACCGGAGAGGGTGTGATGGCGACTTTCACGACGTCCGACGGGGTGGAGATCTTCTACCGCGACGAGGGCGAGGGCGTGCCACTGCTGTGCCTTGCAGGGCTGACGCGCGACGGGCGGGACTTCGATTTCGTGGCCCCGCATCTTGAGGGTGTGCGGCTGATTCGTCCCGACTATCGCGGGCGGGGGCAATCGGGCTGGGCCGAGTTTTCGACCTACACCGTTCCGGTGGAGGGGCGCGACGCGGTCGAGCTTCTGGACCATCTTGGGCTGGAGAAGGCCGCCGTTCTGGGCACCTCGCGCGGGGGGCTGATCGCCATGGGGCTGGCGGCGACGGTGAAGGACCGCCTGCTGGGCGTGGCGCTGAACGACATCGGGCCGGAGATCGCGGACGCCGGGCTGGAGGTCATCAAGGGATACCTCGGGCGCAGGCCGCCGCAGAAGACGCTGGCGGAGGTCGCGGCGCGGCGGGCGGAGGTGATGACCGGCTTTGTCGGCGTGCCCGAGAGCCGCTGGCTGGAAGAGGCGGAGCGGATCTTCGTGCAGGAGGAGGACGGGGTCGGCCTGACCTACGATCCGGCGCTGCGCGACGCGGTGCTGGGCGGCGGGGCGCAACCGGTGGCGGATCTCTGGCCGTTCTTCGACGCCTTCAAGGGGCTGCCGCTGTGCGCGCTGCGGGGCGAGAACTCGGACCTGCTGTCGCGTGAGACCTTCGAAGAGATGAAAGCGCGGCGCCCGGACATGATCGCCGTGGAGGTGAAGGGGCGGGGACACATCCCCTTCCTCGACGAGCCGGAGGCGCTGGACGCGCTGCACCGCTGGATCCGGATGCTGCGCTGAGTCGAAGCCGGATTCGCCGGGTGGTTCTGCCCGGGCGCGCGGCCCTTGTCGGAGTGCTTCTGTCGTGAGCCGTTCGCGTGGGAGACGCGCCCCCGCGCCCCGCTTGGGCCGCAGCCCATCCGCCCGCCCCGCCGCTCCGACGGGAACGCGGGGGCGCATGGGCGCAGGACTTGCGCCGCCGGACGACGGTCGGACGTGCTTCCCGGCCCGTCAGGCGTCGGGCAGGTTGAAGACGCGGGCGGGGTGGAGTTCACCGGCCTTGTAGCGGCCCACGGCGACCGGGCGGCCCTCGTGGCTGGCCCAGGCCTCGTCGCCGTATTCGACGTCGCCCGCGGCAAAGACCATGCCCGGGTTGCCGTTCCTCAGGCGGGTCGCGCCCTCGGCGGTGGCCTTGAGTTCCGGCAGGTCGGTCAGCCCCGCCTCGACCGGCAGGAGCCGGGCGTCGAGGTCGGGGGTGCGGGCCTCTGCGTCGATCTGCTCCAGCGTCACGGCGTTTTCGAGGTCGAAGGGGCCGGACCACAGGCGGCGGAGCGTCAGGACATGCGCATGGCAGCCGAGCGTCTTGCCGAGGTCACGCGCGATGGAGCGGACGTAGCCACCCTTGCCGCAGGTCATTTCCAGAACGGCGGTGTCGGCGTCGGGGCGGTCGGTGAGCACCAGCTCTTCGACCCAGAGGCGACGGGCGGCGATGTCCATCTCCTCGCCGTCGCGGGCGCGCTTGTAGGCACGTTCGCCGTCGATCTTCACCGCCGAGAACTGCGGCGGCACCTGCATGATCTCTCCGACGAAGCCGTGCAGCGCCTCCTTGATCTCGTCATCGGTGGGGCGCAGGTCGCTTTGGGCCGTGATCTCGCCCTCGGTGTCGTCGGTGTTGGTCGCCTGGCCCAGCCGGATGGTGAAGGCATAGGCCTTCGTGGCGTCGGTGATGTAGGGCACGGTCTTTGTCGCCTCGCCCAGGGCCACGGCGAGAAGGCCGGTCGCCTCCGGGTCGAGCGTGCCGGCATGGCCCGCTTTCTTGGCTTCCAGCGCCCAGCGGACCTTGTTCACGACGGCGGTCGACGTCATGCCCGCCGGTTTGTCGACGATCAGCCAGCCGGAGATGTCCCGGCCCTTGCGCTTGCGTGCCATGTGCTGCCCTTTCGCGGTAAGGCGCGCCGGGTAGCAAGGCCATCGCGCGCTGTCAATCTTGCCCGGGGGATCGTCGGAACCGGGGGCGCGGCCGGGGCGTCAGGTCGTGCCGGAGACCGGGGTTTTCCTCAGGTCCGAGAGATCCAGCAGGCCCGCCCGGTTGCAGAGCCACAGCGCGCACGCCACGGCCCAGAGGTTGGAGATCACGAAGGCGCCGACGATGCCGGGAAAGCCCGCCACGCTCGCGCCCAGCCAGGCGAGCGGCACGTAGACCAGCGCGATCCGGCTGGCCGAGAGGCCCATGGACCACAGCGCCCGGTCGCGGGCGTTCATCGCGGCGTTTGCGGTCACGAGGATGCCGTAACCGAAGAAGCCCGTCGCGCCCCAGCGCAGGTAGGTGGTGGCATGGGCGGCGGCGTCTCCTCCGTCGGTCATCAGGTGGGCGAGGGTGGGGGCCGCGACGGACAGCACGGCCGCCAGAAGCGCGCCATAGCCCGCGCAGGTGAGGAAGGTGAGCCGCGTTGCGGCGCGGGCGCGGTCGTGTTTGTCGGCGCCCCAGGCCTGCCCCACGACCGGGCCGATGCCCGCCGAGAGGGCAAGCATCGGCACGAAAAGCAGCGACTGCACCCGGGTGGCGGCGCCGAAGCCCGCGACGGCGGCATCGCCCAGCATCGCGGCGGCGGAGGTCACAAGCGACAGGCCCAGCGGGTTGATCGCGTTGGACAGCGCGGCGGGGCCGCCGATCCGGGCGATGTCGCGAGAGCTTTCGCCGAGGCCCTGCAGGCAGCTCCGGCTGATCGAAAGGCGTCCGCTGCGCAGCGAGAAGATCACCAGCCCGAAACAGCCCAGCGTGCGGGCGAGGAAGGTGGCGATGCCCGCGCCTTCGGTTCCCATGGCGGGGATGAAGGACGCGCCGAAGATGAACAGCGGGTCGAGCGCGATGTTGAGGATGGCCTGCGCCACCATGACCGTGGCGGAGATGTGGCTTTCGCCGCCCGCACGGAACACCGCGTTCAGGCCCATGGCGGCGACCATGAAGGGGAAGGAGGCGCACCACCACGGCACGAAGGACAGGGCTTCGTCCCGGACGGCGTCGGTGGCCCCCATGAGCGAGAAGATCGCGGGGGCGGAGACGTAGAAGGCGATGGCGGTGACAAGTCCCAGCAGCGCCGCGACGATCAGTGCGTGAAGGGCGAGGCGGGCGGCGTAGGCGTCGTCGTCTCCGTTGCGTCCGAAGGCCTGGCTGACGACGGCCGAGGTGCCCGCGCCCATGCCGATGCTGAGCGAGGTCAGCGCAACGATCACCGGGTAGACGAAGCCGATGGCTGTCAGCGCGTCGGTCCCCGCCCGGGCGAGGAACGCGCTGTCGGCGATCCCCACGGAGAGGGTGCCGAGGATGCCGATGCTCATCGGAGCGGAGACCCGCCAGAGCGCGCGAGAGACGGGGCCGGAGGTGAGATCGCGGTTCGGTTTGCCATTTGCCATGGCGACGGAGATGGCGCGAATGGATGCGAAGGCAAGAATGTTTGCGGCTCGGGGCCTATGCCCTAGGGGCGGGTGCCGTGCACAGCGCCTGTGCGAGCGCGTCGAGCGCGGCGCGGATCGGTGGGTCGTGGCGCGCCTCGTGGTGCGAGACGAGCCATTCGTCGTGGGTCAGCGTTTCGATGGGCTCGGACAGGCGGGTCAGGCCCGGCTCAGAGTCGCCGGCGAAGCAGGGCAGCACGATCCGCCCGAAGCCGTTCAACGCGAGATCGAGGCACAGGCGGCTGTCGCTGGCGGTGGTGAGGATGCGGTCGGCGTGGCGGTCGTGGACCCAGCGCTGAGAGGGCGGCTTGTCGGCACTGGCGGGCAGGGTGACGAAACGGTCCGGCGCGTCGGGCAGGCCGTAGACGGCGTAGTGGATGGGGCGGGTGCGCTGTCGCGCCAGCCACTGGTGGTCCGGCGCGCGGTTGCGGATGCCGATGTCGGCCTCGCGCCGGGCCAGATCGAGGGCGGCGTTGGAGGGCAGGAACTCCGGCACCCAGAGGCCGTCCGGGTCGGGCGCCAGCACCTGCGCGAGGAAGCGCGACGTCCAGAAGCCTGCGGTGATGCGCACCCGGCGTGGGCCGTTGTCGCTGTGGAGGAACCGGTCGACGCGGCGGCGGAGCGCGGAGAGGTCGGCAACCTCGTCCGCCAGCGCGCGGCCTTCGCCGGTCAGCGCGTAGCCCGCCTTGCCGCGCAGGAAAAGCGCGCGTCCGGTCTGTGCCTCCAGCGCGGTCATCCGACGGGAGAGCGTTGGCAGCGGCGTGCCGGAGAGCCTGGAGGCGGCGGTCAGGGAGCCGTGCTGCGCCACGAGCAGGAACAGCGTAAGGTCGTCGAGGCTGGGCGCACTTTCATTCATGGAAGTCAGTTTGCGGAGGTGTGCAGTATTTTCAAGCCAAATGGCATGAGAGTCTGCCTCCAGATCACAAACGAGATTTCAGGAGTGAAATATGTCCTTTCCGTTTCCCATCCTTCGGACCGTCGTCGCAGCGCCCGCAACCGCAGAGGCTGCGGCTTTCGAGGCGCGCGTGAGAAGTCACCGGCGCAGGGCCCGCCGGCGCGCCATTCTGCGCCTGAGGGCCGCGATCCTCGGTCGGCGAAAGCTGAAGGCGGCAGGGCTGTCGGAAGACCGCACCGTCGCCCCGGCGGGCGGTCAGGCCCGCATCAGGGTCTGACCGAAGCCGCCGAAGTGCAACATGCTGCTGGCACTGTTCGTCCAGAAACCGGGCCAGTGTGCGCCCATGGCGGGGTGATGCCAGACGCGCACGTCGGTTTCGGGCGGCAGAGTGTTGAAATCGGGCTCGTCCCGCGTGCGGAGATGGCCGGAGAGGCCGAAGAACCCGTTGACCAGAACCGTCATGATGAGGGCATCCTCGGGCGTCATCTGAAGCCGGCGCCAGCCGGGCGGAACGGTTTCCTCCGAGCCGGTCACCCAGTCGCCGGACACGAACAGGCGTTCCGGGTAATCGGGGCGATACCCGAGGCTGTAGACGCCCTGGTTCTCGACGATGAAGGTGATGTAGCCGTTGCTGGAGGCGTGCAGTTCTTCCGGGCGGAAGATCCGGTCCTGCGTCAGGAGGAGCGGCAGTCCGGAGTGAAATACGTCGGTGCCAAGCGCGTCCGACACTTCGGTCACGGGCTTCAGGCACGGCAACTGGCCGGGCGTCATGTCCCGTTCCGGGATGACGATGTCGGGACGACCGACCCAATCAAGCAGGAGCTTCAGCGCATCCTCGATGGTGGTGACGATCAATTGGTCCTCCCTCACGCGCGCGTTCCGGCGAAACGCTGCTGCCAATCTTCGCGCTCCGCATCGGTGATCTTGCGGAAAGTGACGTCCGGCACAGTGAATGTGTGACCTTGGGGCAACATTTCAAGGGCGGCGGGCACGTCGACCGGCCAGCTTTCGTCATCGGTCTGCATGGCGGCCAGCAGGTCGGCGCATGCGTCGGGGATGAAGGGCCGCGAGATCACGGCGTAGAGGCGGATGAGGTTCAGCGCGAGGCGGATCTGCATCGCGGCCTGCTCCGGATCCGTCTTGAACGTGGTCCAGGGCGCGACTTCCTGCAGGTACTCGTTGCCGAGCACCCATGCGCCGCGCAGGGCGGCGGCGGCCTTGCGGATCTCGATCGCCTCCATGTGGGTCTCGTACTCGCGGACCTTTGCGGTCAAGTCGGCGATGAGCTTGGCCTCGGCCGCGCCGGGCGTGCCGCCTTCGGGCACCGCTTCGGAGAACTTGGAGCGGCAGAACTTCGTCACGCGGGAGGCGAAGTTGCCCAGCACGTCGGCGAGGTCCTTGTTCACGCCGGACTGGAAGCTTTCCCAGGTGAATTCGGCGTCGGAGGTTTCCGGCACGTGGGACAGCAGCCACCAGCGCCAGTAGTC is a genomic window containing:
- a CDS encoding TCR/Tet family MFS transporter; protein product: MRLPVLFLLLTVAIDAMGIGLILPVMPDLIEEVSGRGLSGAALWGGVLGTVFAAMQFLFAPLLGALSDTYGRKPILLGTLALMVVDYAVMGLTHSLVVLLIARIIGGFASATHSTAFAAMADLSPPKKRSAAFGLIGAAFGLGFVLGPTIGGLLGEFGTRAPFWAAAVLAALNTILGLAAFPETIKPENRRPFRLREANPFSAFRIMTRVPGIRRGLAIMFLYHVAFAVYPSVWAFFGHAQFGWSSAIIGSTLGAFGLSFAFVQAGVIRLLLKRFGESGTVVFGLLCAAIAYALIPFLDDTRTVLALIPLAALGGTFGPAMQGMMSQSLGDDRQGALQGLLTSTAALAAAVSPIMMTSVFAAFTAPERAEPFPGAPFLVSLGLIVVALTLFLTRAPRHAVA
- a CDS encoding lyase family protein, with protein sequence MPATPFDSAHLSGLFPTGETARLFSDSAEVRAMMLVEGALAQVQGAAGVIPETAAAAIHRAAMECQIDPVGLAKATAQNGVMTPALVAAFREAMMAPEYAQYLHWGATSQDVQDTALMLRLRQALALQEDRLKATLQALARLAADHAETPMAARTYGQHATPTAFGAQVAQWGWPLLSALEDLPRVRRQLVVSLSGAAGTASALGPDPVALRAALAEKLGLHDPGHAWHTDRTPVLTIAGWFGRTALAAGKMGEDLVLATQSGISEVRLGGAGASSTMPQKQNPVAPSAMIALARQVQGLSATLDGAALHRQQRDGAAWFTEWLTLPQLVLSASAALTLMQDMSETLSPDTSAMQATLDATGGLLIAEALSFALTDRMPRPKAQSAVKDLIKSARDSGIPLTDAARAEWPDLPSDLFDATRQLGTAPSEARAFADAVTKAI
- a CDS encoding alpha/beta fold hydrolase is translated as MARFLLIHGAAHGAWCWRDVIPALEALGHEARAIDLPGHGDDPTPIEETTLRDFGQAIVDALEEPTVVVGHSMGGYSITQAAEVDPTHIRRLIYLCAYTPWPGLSLSQMRMQADEQPLVPLIRLSDTRRSFTFDLSGGTGNFYHDCPPGTDAYALPRLCAESTAASGTPVALSQKSQDLPRSYIVCTEDRAIPPDFQRKMAQRFAPEDVFALHSSHSPFFSMPGDLASLLHKIVAM
- the pcaD gene encoding 3-oxoadipate enol-lactonase, which codes for MQTVQLGDTRIHYALTGPEDGTPVVFANSLGTDFRLWDKILPMLPDTLRILRFDKRGHGLSDTPKGPYSMGALITDTERLMDHLGLKDTIFVGLSIGGMIAQGLAAKRLDLVRAMVLSNTAAKIGTRDMWAERIGNVEKAGLSDIVDPTMDRWFSKPFHRTEEFPAWRNMFLRTPAEGWTGCAAAISGTDFMSATSGLRLPTLAIAGSEDGSTPPDLVFETADLIPGSQKHLIRNAGHLPCVEQPEEYARVLTDFLTAQGA
- a CDS encoding FKBP-type peptidyl-prolyl cis-trans isomerase produces the protein MTQVKTGDTVQLHYTGTLADGATFDSSRGRDPLQFEVGSGQIIPGLDKALPGMTVGEQKKLTIPADEAYGQPDPNAQQAVPRSEIPAEIPLDLGTQLQVQTPQGQVMPVTVIEVTDEQVTLDANHPLAGKDLTFDIELVAIA
- a CDS encoding SDR family oxidoreductase, whose translation is MHPVLAKDNVAVVTGGASGIGLEITKRLMALGMKVAIADLSGPALERAAAETGALGVAADVTDRAALEALKVRVERELGPVSALFANAAIQPGSDVFDERGTWGRVIDVNLMGLVHTVQVLAPAMIASGAPGLIVMTGSKQGITTPPGDPAYNAAKAGVKAFAEAVQHDLRGRDGCRVEARLLIPGFVWTGLTRQGRTEKPAGAWTAVQLVDYLLAALDRDEFYILCPDNDVDRATDNKRILWAAGDIVENRPPLSRWHGDYDAAFKAWLER
- a CDS encoding haloacid dehalogenase type II — encoded protein: MAKVVVFDAYGTLFDVAAAARVVAEEPGRAALAAVWGQVAEDWRRKQLEYSWLRAVTGDYVPFWNLTMDGLDWAMERAGLDDPELRERLLAVYWELPAYREVPFMLAALKAKGVGTAILSNGSRDMLEGAVDSSGVGLYLDEVLSVEAVRVFKPARAVYDMVGTAFGTAPGEVLFVSSNGWDAAGAAAYGFETVWVNRGDLPMDRLMAKPDHVLNDLTTIPERV
- a CDS encoding alpha/beta fold hydrolase — encoded protein: MATFTTSDGVEIFYRDEGEGVPLLCLAGLTRDGRDFDFVAPHLEGVRLIRPDYRGRGQSGWAEFSTYTVPVEGRDAVELLDHLGLEKAAVLGTSRGGLIAMGLAATVKDRLLGVALNDIGPEIADAGLEVIKGYLGRRPPQKTLAEVAARRAEVMTGFVGVPESRWLEEAERIFVQEEDGVGLTYDPALRDAVLGGGAQPVADLWPFFDAFKGLPLCALRGENSDLLSRETFEEMKARRPDMIAVEVKGRGHIPFLDEPEALDALHRWIRMLR
- the truB gene encoding tRNA pseudouridine(55) synthase TruB; translation: MARKRKGRDISGWLIVDKPAGMTSTAVVNKVRWALEAKKAGHAGTLDPEATGLLAVALGEATKTVPYITDATKAYAFTIRLGQATNTDDTEGEITAQSDLRPTDDEIKEALHGFVGEIMQVPPQFSAVKIDGERAYKRARDGEEMDIAARRLWVEELVLTDRPDADTAVLEMTCGKGGYVRSIARDLGKTLGCHAHVLTLRRLWSGPFDLENAVTLEQIDAEARTPDLDARLLPVEAGLTDLPELKATAEGATRLRNGNPGMVFAAGDVEYGDEAWASHEGRPVAVGRYKAGELHPARVFNLPDA
- a CDS encoding MATE family efflux transporter produces the protein MSIGILGTLSVGIADSAFLARAGTDALTAIGFVYPVIVALTSLSIGMGAGTSAVVSQAFGRNGDDDAYAARLALHALIVAALLGLVTAIAFYVSAPAIFSLMGATDAVRDEALSFVPWWCASFPFMVAAMGLNAVFRAGGESHISATVMVAQAILNIALDPLFIFGASFIPAMGTEGAGIATFLARTLGCFGLVIFSLRSGRLSISRSCLQGLGESSRDIARIGGPAALSNAINPLGLSLVTSAAAMLGDAAVAGFGAATRVQSLLFVPMLALSAGIGPVVGQAWGADKHDRARAATRLTFLTCAGYGALLAAVLSVAAPTLAHLMTDGGDAAAHATTYLRWGATGFFGYGILVTANAAMNARDRALWSMGLSASRIALVYVPLAWLGASVAGFPGIVGAFVISNLWAVACALWLCNRAGLLDLSDLRKTPVSGTT